The nucleotide sequence CCTTACTCGGGATTGCATTGAGTTGCTCTTCAAATGatccaagagaaaaaaaaaaccataAGAAGAAAATGGATGGGGAAAAAAAATTGTATTTTTATATACTTTTCGGAAGGAATTCGAGTTTTTAGCTGTTTCACAGTTTACAGTATATATTTCGAAACAGACACTTCCACGATTTAGAACCGACAGAATATCAACCCTTAACCTTCAAAAACAAGTACAATTCAGAATTGTCGATTAcgaatcaattaaaaattaacgACCATTCaagaatattatttttattttaaaaataatttaaatattttataaattttaaaaaataaaaaaatatatataaattttgaacTCATTGAAATTGTTTACCTATCATACGCCTAATTTACTTATCTTTTTACTCTTAGTATTTTATAAAGTCACATTGATCTTgtcggaaattaaaaaaaaaaaattatcgaaaTGGCGTGATTGGAATACGGGGCAAGTCGTCATGACCTAGAGGAGGAGTATGATGAGTTATCTTCTATGTTGATCGAGTCGTCGTAAAGCCTTCGGTCGATGCTACCTATAGACAGGGCCCAGGTGTTTCAGGTCCCTGACACCCCGATGTTCGAGGCAGATCCCACGAATATGTGAGGAGTAGGATAATAGTTaaataatgaaatgaatgtaGAGTAAATacgatgacgtaccctggcctaGGGGGACGCCTTCTAGTAGACCGATGAGCTAGTCGTGATACTAATCGAGTCGTCGTGACCTGGAAGAGTGGATAAATATGAGCAGGATACGGAGTTGGGTTCGATGGCGACGTCGCGGAGCCGAATGCAGCATGAATCCGGATGGCGACACGTAGCCAGAATACAGCAATGGCACGAAGGTTGAATCGTAATAGCGACTCACAGGCTGAATAATATCAACAACTCACAATCATAATAATGGTGTGAAGAGCCAAACACAATAGCTTGATGGCAGGAACACAGCACGCAGGGCAAACACACAGATCATGGAGGCAGAGTGCAATAGTAGTGGCCCGAAGGCCAAATCAGCGGTGGCTCAAGCGCCAGATCAACACCAAAACTGTACGCCAACATGGATCGAATATCGGATCGGCGATGGAAGTGTATGACATCGCGTATCGAGGGTTGAAACATGCGTCGTGAACGTGGCAGCGGTGCTGGATGGTCGGATTTGGCGATAGGAGTGCCAATAGTGGCGATGGCATTGTGAGATCGACGAAAGTCGTGGGTCGGCTGGTGGCTGTCGCTGGACGAGGCGGCGACGGCGGCGATGGAGGCCACTATGGAGGTGGCGGCTGCGGCTGGAGACAACGACAGCTATGGAGGCCGCTGTGGAGGCGAAGGCGGCCGCTGGTGGCGGTGAGGGTGTTAGTGGCTGTGGGGATTGCAACGGCCGACTGAGGAGGCACTCGTTGGTGACGGTAGTGCTGGAGAGCGCTCTGAGTGGCCGACGGAGGCCACTAGAGGTGGCACCGGAGGTGACAGCAGTGCTCCTCGACGGCATCAACGTGAAGAAAGGAGGAGGCAGCGATTGTTCAATATGTCCCTGTGCGTGAGGCGTCGACGTGTACACGATGGAAGGGGAGAGGAGCAGCGCAGGAGTTGTCAGCCAATATTGGCGTCGGATCGTCGGAAGCAGCGGACCAAAACCCCTTCCTCTCCCTTGCTCTCCCTGGTCGCCCCCTCCTAAAAACACGAAGCCAAAgccccttctccttcttcttggcaaCGGAAGCCAGAACGGCAaaagaccccccccccccccccccctttttttaCACATAAAAGGACCAAAATACCCTTCAGACATATctacatcacaagcctccccctcaagtctagtcgaaggaggtgcaagtccgattgactggacagtctatcgcAAAGGCTGAATCACTCTCGTTAACGGAGTCAAATGGACCCACTGTACAAGGTCATGCGAGCGGTCACTATAGTAATGGTAGTGATGTCGAGCGGACTACGAAAAGTAGTACCAAGTCGATAACCGGACAGATGCCAAACGGACAACAAAAACGTCAAGTGAACAACGAGTAAAATGATAGTTGACCGAACGACACGCGGGATGCCGAGCTGAGCAAGCGACCGAGTAGGCGATGCCGAGCGGGCAACCGAGAAAGTGCTGACTTGGCAATCAAAAGGATGTCGATCAAGTGGAGACGCTGGACGAGCGATGCCGAGCGCGCGACCGCAAAGATGTCGTCCGATGGATCAGGAGAATGCTAACTGAGCCACCAAAATATATCGACCGGATGACCGTAAAATACCGACCGGGTGACCACAAGGATGTCAAACGATATAAGCGAGTGCCTAAGCGGACGGTCTTGTAATAAGGATCAGGTGGCTATGAAAGTGTCAACCAAGCGGTCGAGTGAAGGTCGGCTAGTCGATTGTAAAATACTGACCAGGCCATCTAGAGCATGTCAAGCATTTGACCGAGTAGTTCAAGTGAGTAGCGAGCGGACAACCGAGCGATACTAGTCAGGCAACTTTGAAAGTGCTAACTAAGCGGCCAAGAGAATGCTAAATTGGCGATCGTAAAATACTAACCCAACAATCGAATAGCACCGAGCAGGATAATGCTGCCCGGGAGAGGATCGCAAGAGATCGAAAAGCACGACATCGGTGTCCCGAATGGGTGCGAGGTTCGTGCAACCGAAGGGCATGGAACCCACAGGATATCCTAGTCAGAGACTAGTGAAGATACTCTGGccaagaccggtggcgatactctggtctggGACTAGTGGAGATACAACGGTCTGAGACCATTGGAGATAACTtgaccccaaacgggggagatgGATGCTGCAATATGCTGGTTCGAGACCAGTGAAAACCGTTCGACTCCGAACCGGTGAGATAAGGGATCTGATAAGCTGGTTTGAGACTAGCGAAGACCGCTCAACTCTGGGGGGATAAGAGATCCGATATGTTAgtccgtgaccagtgaagactgctcaaccccgaacgggggagataagaaatccGATATGCTAccccgagaccagtgaagaccgctcgaccccgaacgggggagataagagatccGATATGTTGATCCGTAACTAGTGAagaccgctcaaccccgaacggggggagATAAGAGATTTGATATGCTACCCCAAGACTAGTGAACATCGCTTGACCCTGAACAGGGGAGATAAGAGATTCGATATGTTTCCCCAAGGCCAATGAAGACTGCTCGATCACGAACAGGGGAGATAAGAGATTCGATATGCTGGTCCGTGACcaatgaagaccgctcgaccccgaacgggggaggtaaAAACATCAATAAGCTAGTCCGAGACCAGTAGAAATGGCGTAGAcctgagtttatagtcgccgctcgactgttgacatagacaggggtttatagtcgtcgctcgacttgtTGGCGTAGACAGgagtttatagtcatcgctcgactattgacgtagacagggatttatagtcgccgctcgactattggcatagacaggggtttatagtcgcagctcgacttctagagcctgtggatctaatataactcaaacccgacTGATTGGCACgagagtctctgactcaagggtttatagtcgtcactcgacttctagagctcgtgactctaatataactcaaacccggccgatcggcacatgagtctctgactcaaggatttatagtcgctgctcgacttctagagcccgtggttctaatataactcaaactcgatcgatcggcacgggagtctctaactcaagggtttatagtcgtcgctcgacttcttgaacctgtggctctaatataacttaAACTCGACCAATCGACACAGGAGTCTTCGATATTGAGCCCGTGGCGCTAATATAAATtaaacccggccgatcgacacAGGAGTCTTCGATATTGTGTCCGTGGCTCGAATATAATTTAAACCCGgctgatcggcacgggagtcttttATATTGAGCCCGTGGCTCGAATATAATTTAAACCTGGTCGATCAGCATAGGAGTCTTCGATTAAGGAACTGTGACAGATCCTATGACCGAAAGAGAAAATATAACGAAAAAATTAACATGTCGACCAGCAGAGGCTTTGACTCagttcctcgactcccgaatacccgtggagtgaggagaatatgaTATGTTTGCTGAAACCCACCGGGGTCATGAGGATGGCAGAATTTTTCGATATCATCCATCGTCACGTTCCATATCAGGCGAAGTTCCTACAGACGACACCAATatgatcctgtcgggaatctgagaagacggaACAGCCGAAATGACATGGTTGGAATATAAACCAAGTTGTCATGACCCAAAGGGGGAGTGTGATGAGTTGTCTTCTATGTTGACCGAGTCGTCATAACGCCTCCGATCAATGCTACCTGTAGATAGGGCCCAGGTTTCCTTGGTCCCTTACACcctgatgctcgaggcagatcccacGAATATGTAAGGAGCAGGATAATAGTTAAATAATGAAATTAATGGAGAGTAAGTATgataacgtaccctggcccagggggcaccCTCTAATATACCGATGAGCTAGTCGTgatgctgatcgagtcgtcgtAATCCGGAAGAATGGATAAATATGAGCCGGATAAGGAGCTGGGTCCAATGGCGATGTCACGGAGCTGAATGAGGCATGAATCCGGACGGCGACATGTAACCATAATACAGCAATGGCACGAAGGCCGAAGGAAGTTGAAAAACGACTAAATGTCGTCCACGATCAAGCCGAGCAACAATTATAAACTTTGGTGCAGTGAATATTACagccgagcgacgactataaactctagTGCAGTGAATATTACAACTAAGCGGCGGATATAAACTCTTGTGCAGGGAATATCAcaatcgagcggcgactataaacctttgcGCTAGTAAACATCGCAATCGAGCGACGGTTCTAAACCTCAGAACACCCAGTCAGGAAGAAAGAATTCTAAAACACATAACTATCCAATCAGTcgaacttgcagcctccttcgactagacttgaggggaagactcgTGATGCGATGATGAAGTGAGGCCCCACCAAAAATAGGTCAAAACAAGGAAGACCGGCTAGCATGGAAGTCAAAGGCAAGGAAGGAGTCAAAGTCGGTTGAGCGGGGTAGTTATGGCCAAGCGGACGACATGTCCGAACTGATGAGCAAGGCCAAACGGATAACTCGAGGTTAAGAAACAAATAGGCAGGGCATCCCTCGGTCGTCGTCCCGACCGAGCAGACGACGTGTCCATTCAAGAGAGATGTAGCCCTTCGGCTATGGAAAAGATAAGTGAAGGAAGATTGTGCTATTCAGCATGACCGAGCGGGGGTGTCCCGGCCGAGCGGACGTAGGTCGACCTATAGCGGGACCAATCCATGCATCTCCTCGTACTCTTTTGGAGGGTTGTGTCACTGACAACAGAGCATGTTCCACAAGCAAATCGTACTTTGGAAGCTTTCAGCCTATCACATCAGAGATATTCATGCCCGCTTAAGGAAAGGTGTCATggacactttttgacttgtcttttcaaaGGATGTTTGGGAAAATGTGTGCACAATTTGATATGCGTGCGCAGACACTACAATGACACTATAAAAAGATGTTTTCATCTACAGATGGATGTATGCATAACTTTGTTATTCTACACACTCTTTTGCTATTCTCCACATCACCGAGAaattaacttgagcgtcggagagtcaaCACTAGAAATCTCTTTCCGGCTTGGCACTGACTTTTTTGTGTTACAAGACCACATGGAGTGTATGCCCCATCAAACTTCCAACCCTATCCCCAGCTTGTCATTTTTTTCGCTTTTAGACATAaacaataaattttaaattactaaTCTTACTATTCTATATATGTTTTATAATTCATATTTTAAACTATAATCTTTATAAatacatataatttttttattttttttactataataGCACGATCAAGAATCTTTAAATAAATGAAAGCATCATTAATCCATAATATTTCAtgcaaaaatatctaatttaaatATAGATTAAAGTAAATACAactaaataaatatcaaaaactattaaaaatatttttctcaatttGTTATTCAATTAtatcattaaatatttttcaaaatttcacaaatattattatatattttattatcataaaaataaatatacattagtattattattattattttataaaaaataaatataataattttctaTATTAAAATGAATCTGTTAATAATTTATATAGTGAATTCCAACGTAATGTATGAATTTTATACTACAATGTAATCACAAAtaagaaataataattttaattaatttaatttgatttttaaaataatatacatatctacatataaatttaaattcattGCAGTATTAAAATTAGTATtatcaaataatattaaaaatattttagaagttcatctatatttttttaaaaaattaaacacaTTAATTAATATATGTTATAAGTAATGTGTGCtacgagatatatatatatatatatatatatatattctggaaaaaatattcaaatattcattgaaatctaaaatgaaaagacagatataatatataaataaatctaattaatgattctttaatttaatttaaagtatTTAAATATGTTAAAATCAATACTCCACTAATCAATAAAAATCTAGATAGATGTGTTTGAAAACGTTCGATTCCAAATTCAATCAGTACCTCCACTTTTGACGTATCACTTCAATGATTCATAAGTGCCATCCAATTAAAATTTGTAAGAGACTTTGTAAAATAGACATTTTGCACACATATCTTCCGGTGGACGTTAGCTTTGAGTTAGTCCTTTGTGAACTAGATGTTTTCTTTTTATTGTTGACAAGTAAATGAAGGGTGAATAATGTTATTCGTGTCAATATATACTTATATATATTCACTTATGTATAAAtacaattctaataaaatattaaaatattttaatatttgtaTTTATATATTGAAGATTCTCTATATCATCAACAGAATATTAATCACAAAATGGGTTCGATTACATAGAAGAAAAAGAAGGCAGAGCTGTCACTGAGAAAAGCAAGAACAGCTTATCATAAAAGGAATTAGATAATATTTCAAGTGCCAAAATGGACAAAAGTGAGCTCTTTTCAAAACCTAACAAGAAAGCTTAACTGTGTTACACCTCAAAAAACAGGCTAATTGGATGGTAAAACTTTGATCCTCGCTTACTATTCTAGAACATTATAATATGAGATCTGATAGGAACTGTCAACGAATACTCCATATTATCGGTTCCATATCAACTTCACTTTGAATGCAAAAGCACAGAAGAGACATAACATAGAAATTTATACCTAGTTTGAATCCAAATCACAGAAGAAACAAACATATATTTTCGTCTCAAGACTTAACATGAGACTCAGGAAGCAACATGTAGCCAAAGACAACTTGCCTACGGTATCGCTCTCTAACTCTTATTCTTCGAACAAGGTGATACTACTTTCGTAGGCAAGTCATCCTTGGCTGCAACATACTTCCTGTGTCAGATGTTAAGTAGTCATCGATGACCAGAACAATGCATACATTTTCTCTTGATTCCTACAAGAGCTGAAAAGCTAAGAGAAAGGAAGGCAGAGAAGGGAGAAGGGGTGGAGGTGGAAGAGACCTTTCAGTTCCTTATATAGGGTCACTTCTAGATGTATCCAGTGCAGATAATAGAGAACTTACAAGAAAAGCAGAAGGAACAAGAACATGAAGACTTGCGCGTCGACAGATAAAACATAGATATCTTTCAGCAAGAACACATGCAGTTGTCATCAAATAAGCAAGCATACCTATCTCATGGATTCTCCGAGAGTTGGAATTTTTGTCTGCTTCTACCTCATTGGACGACAAGGCACTTGTTAAATGCACATGGAGGATGAAAGGCCGCctttaagttaaaaatatcatcatcatcagagtaaaaattttaaattctagaaCAGAAACAGTTGGCTTTGTTTTATACAATAATGCAAGCACAGCATCGAATGCAAATCCCTACCTCAAACCACCCCATTTTAGGCAAGTCATTGGTCTTACTCACACAGCATGAAGGGGCCGCATCATGTGATTTGTTATTCACTCAGAAACTATTGATATTGGTTCGATAAGAACAGTGCTGCAACTGATTGAATTCATATAACTGGAGAATTGCAGCAAAGATTATTACATATATATGTGCTTTTACGTTTTACTACACAGCTAACTGTATAGAATAGAAGGAACTAAGCGAAAAGATATATATGGATGTTGCTGAATTCTGAAAGAAATTTTCCACAAAGAATAACTGTGAAATAAAATATCAATGGTGCTGCTCTAGGTGATAAGTTTTTACCTTTATTTATTCATCAgtgttttttctcttttctttttcataATTCTGATCTATATCTTCAACCCAGgaaagaacaaattttcttttcCAACCATTTTATCCAAATCTGCTCGTCTTTATCATAGCCGGTATGGATAAAAAGCAAACAATGAGTTTGGAATTGACAAAGGCATTGGCATTTTATCCTTCCCTGCTTGATATGGTCCCTCTTTTAAAACTAGTAGCATAAGCGAGCATTCAAATAGCTATATTAACCTTTAAACGCACAACATTTTCAAAAGCGCATTGACTTGTGCTGGAGGATTATGTCAAGAACATAAGTTGGAAATCAAAATACAGCTTAATCTTGCGGTTTTAGTGCAATAAAGATAGCAGAGATCACATATAATCACAGATCAGTAAGACATTCCCATGTCTGATCTAAGAAGCCTATATCTCCCCTCCGAACAGCCCATAACACAACATCGAAAGTATAAATCAATAGAAAACTGGATAACCTAATGACAACCAAGAAAACAATGAAACATGTAGAGTATACAAATTCTACAAGGTGGAATTCTACATGACTGCGTGTTCTCCTATATGGACCAAAGAAGCAAATGCAATATTGGGTTGAAACCCACTTGGTTTTCCTTTTTTCAATTTTCATCTCAGATTTCCTATTTTTATACCCTTGATCTCTGGCAGGCCAGAAACAATTAACTTCAGTTCGAAAACAGGATCTTGCCTTAAATAACAACAAACTTATCTTTATCTTATCCTATCAGATTAGTATAACAAACTGTTTTGTGATCAGGAAATACCATCTATGTGTCAACAGAAGCTAAATGCCTAAATGGCATTATATAGCAATGTAACTACAGTTACAATCACAGAATCATTTGCCTATAAATATCCATCTGATGTGGGGTGAGCCAATCAAGATTAATGATCCAAGTAATAGAGAAGCTTTTTGAATTTtgagatgaaaaaaaaataagaaaaaaaagataTTTATTGGGATTTACTTCAATCAGTTAAGATTGTTGTGAAAGGAGCTAGAAGCATTGCACATGCTGATGATCTTAATAGAGAGATAATCAATAGGTTgtagatccaagtgtctaaaacAGCTATTTGTACAGCATTCATTTGCATGTGATCAAGAGGGTGTTCGGTGTCAATTCAAAATGTTGGTATCAGAATATTGGTGTTCAGAACAGTCACAAATTTGGTAATAATGAATCCAAGAATTAGAGAGAACAAGCTTTTTAAACTTCTAGATAGCAACAAGGGAGCCGGACTTACATAGGACCACGCCAAGATTCAGATCCTCATCAGTTCTCAAAACCAGACAGATACCCAAAATTCAGTTCAGCAGCATGCATTTCCAGATTCACTGGAGTGGTTTGTCTAGGGTTCCAGGTTAACCAGTTGAGCCAGTATGGTTTGAAGAGCACTGTTCTTCATCTCCATAGGCCAATGGATGGGACATATCATAAGCAAGAGAAATGCCGTTTACTAAGGAGTGCAATAGACTGAAGGAGAATAGGGTTCTTTTCTGAATTCAGCATCATTTCCAATACTAAACAAAAGAcgctctttgaaaaaaaaaaaaaggaaagaaagaaatggAATAGTAGAACAATGAGCAACGAAATCATATCGCAGTAACTCATAGATTCATCATTCCAAGAATACGCTGCGTATATTCTTAAAAGTTGTCATCTTTATCTTACGAGCGAGAAGATGGCGAATCGACATTAGATTAATCGATcgaaaagaagtagaagaagaagaagaagaagaaaccgaTTCCAGGTGCCAGAAAGTACCAATGAGGCAAGAGGATGAAGGCAAATTCCGCAACCCAATTCTGAAACCCGATCGAGCAGAAAGAGCAGGAGCCAACTCAACGAATCCTTCAACTTCTGTTGGGCCAGCAGTGATCAAGATCGGCCCAACCCGATATATATACTGCTCTCGTTCTTCCTCTCCCACGCACAAATCCCACTCTCGCTGAACTATCTGTCAATCAATGAAAAACTGTTTTTAATTCTGAAACTTTATCTCCCTGAACAAAATTGTTTAGTTCCATGTCGCATCATGCTCGCTTTCCATGTTTATGTGATAAAGACTGGTAACTAAAGCACCTTGCATTGTTAGCGCCAATGGCCATGTCGAAGAAAGATTCTTTATGATGCCTAACGGAGAGCTAATCAAGTCTTTCAATCCACTTTCTCCCTAGGTCAACCATTGCTGCGCCTTCATCCTCCAAGTTGTTTTCTCGCTATCTGATAAAGCAAACATCTTTAATCATAACTACTGTACTTTTAATTGAGTGGGGGTGCTTAAGAACAAAATAAACTAGAGTTCAATCAACAAAAGTTGTTTATGAATTGAAGAAAACAGTCGCAGAGCTGTTTGTGAGTCATCGTTCTCCTCTGGATAAAAGATACACCTGCACTCCCAGTATCGTCCTTGTCAGGACCGTTCTCTAAATGCAATTTGAATGCTCTTACACGGCCTCAACAGACCCCTTCAATGGCGAGGACTCAGCCTGCCTCATGTCTCTTTAATGCAGAAGTATCTCACTCGTCTGTCTCACGGGTTCAGAGTTAGTGCATTAAGCATTCGGGTCTGGCCTCTCTCCTCTCTCCCGAAGACCTTACTGAGAATAACTGTTCGCCAACACCATGATTGTGAGCTGGGAAGCTGACGCTGTCAGTGCTCAGTGCCTCTGAGCACCCAACAGCCTTCGAAGTTGGGATGATGATGAGTGATAACCAACCACGCAAGGTTTCTTTATCTCCTTCTCTTCCAAACCCCTACCGATCTCTTGCCAGATACGGATTGGGCACTGAAAGTGGAATCATGACCGACCTTGGAATTCTGTCAGTccagcttcaaaaccttccattaaTTGCCTACTGGCCCTCCTCTATGATGTGATGGATGCAGGAAAAGGAGCCGCTGTTGGTCTGGCTGTTACACACTGTGACGAGACGACGAGCGTTCTTAACGTGGAGCTTCACCCTTGGATTAATGGAAGAGTTCAAAACAGAACCTATTTACTATTGTGAGTTGGATTCATGGGTTTGGGCATGTCGAAGCAAACTAGAGATTACTGGCACATTACAAGTAGATGAAAATATCCATgatttgtttaggtttcaacAAGAAGAGATACAGTTCCACTGATTACTTTACTATACCATAGTCAAGACTCTTACTGGTAATCTTGGTCAATAATGTGAAGCTAGCCTCACTTGATCTCGTCTGCTAGTTTAAACAAATAATcacaagttcttaaagcaggatGAATAACCATTAACAAAGGATCAAAGTTCTTGAAGGGCGACGTTTGAGTGAGAAGAGGACTTCTCTCCATAACCCCCCTTCTTCAATGTTTACCAGCACTCTTTATAGTTCTACATGTGCATTTAACACTTATCCTACCTTCTATGTTGCTCCAACACCTAGGAAATCAATAAAGGGCATTATAATTTTCTTCCTCCCATGTTCTGTTTCGCCATGAAGCCAAGCATTGCTGCTCTGGTAGGTCACTGGTTGATTTGCTGAGGCCTCAGGAGGAGACTGGCCACCAGGGAGAAAACTCTTCCTTACAGTGAAGACCTTTTCATCAAACCCTTCATGAGAGTGTGAGAGACAATTAATCAGTACACCAAAGCCATGACACTGTAAAATATAAGGCAAAAGAAAACATACAATTGATCATGGAATAGGCAAGGAAAGTGGTGCTGGTGAAGGAGTTGAGGGAGAGGTCAGTGCAAGTGGAGGATGACTCATCTCTGGTGCTGGTGATGACCGAGTCCCCACTGCACGCATTGGTGTTGTTGCTGGTTTTGACATCTTTGCTGTTGGGGAGGAGCAGGGTgtgagagaaggaagaggtagaAGAAGAAGTCAAAAATGGCTTTCTTCTCCTGTAAGCATTGCTCTGCTCCCTTTGTTTCCTGGCCATGATGACATGCCAATGGTTTTTGACAGCATTGTCTGTCCTCCCAGGGAATAGCCTGGCAATCAAAGCCCACTTGTTGCCATACATCCCGTGGGCAGCCAGAAGCCTCTCCTCTTCCTCATCACTGAATGCCTTCCTGTTGATCCTTGGATCAAGCTGGTTGAACCACCTCAGTCTGCAACTCTTCCCTGCCAAAACAAGATGAATCACACAAAGatcgttttttttcttcttcttttactTTGTACTTTGTGTTTGAGCTCCAAGGCATGCAACTACCTGATCTTCCTTCTAGATTCTCGGCCATCAGGTTCCAGTTTTGGGGACCATGTTTGGAGACCAGCTCTTTGAGCTTGGCATCCTCAGCTGGCCTCCAATGCCCTCTAGCACACAGCTTCTGCTGCCTCCTCTGCAGCTCACTTTGTCGACCACCAccgtcttcttcctccttcctttggTGGTTGTTGCTCTGTTCATCCTCAGCGCTCTCATGCCCCATGCC is from Zingiber officinale cultivar Zhangliang chromosome 7B, Zo_v1.1, whole genome shotgun sequence and encodes:
- the LOC122006801 gene encoding transcription factor CSA-like, producing MAPSDVKLRDGMGHESAEDEQSNNHQRKEEEDGGGRQSELQRRQQKLCARGHWRPAEDAKLKELVSKHGPQNWNLMAENLEGRSGKSCRLRWFNQLDPRINRKAFSDEEEERLLAAHGMYGNKWALIARLFPGRTDNAVKNHWHVIMARKQREQSNAYRRRKPFLTSSSTSSFSHTLLLPNSKDVKTSNNTNACSGDSVITSTRDESSSTCTDLSLNSFTSTTFLAYSMINWFDEKVFTVRKSFLPGGQSPPEASANQPVTYQSSNAWLHGETEHGRKKIIMPFIDFLGVGAT